The sequence CCAAACCCCAAAAACCCTACTCCCACCTCTCCGGCAACCGCAACCCAGCTCATCCCGCCTGCCACGCCATGGCTCTCCTCCTCAAGCCCAGGCACCACCACTCCGCCACCGGACGCTTCCTCTTCCTGCGCCGCCTGGGCGACGGCGCACCGACCCCACCGACCCCGACGGACACCTCGCATCCGCCCCTGACCCCTGCCGAGACCAAGCTCCTGGACGCCCTACACGCGGCGCTCCTCGACCACCGCCGCGCGCACCCGGCCGCCCAGCTCCCGGCCTCCCCGCCGTTCGACCCGCTCCCGTCCCTCTCCGCGGCTATCTCCGGCCTGCTCCCTTCCCCGCCTTCCCCCCACCTcccgctccacctcctccgccgcctacTCGCCCTCCGCCGCGGCGTCCCGCTCCTTGAGGCCGTCGCTTTTTTCCACCACCTCGTCCCCTCCCTTCCCGCCGACGCCCTCCCCAATCTCTACGCCACTATGATAGACCTGCTCGCCAAGCACAACCATTTCCCGCTCGCGCGCCACCTGCTCGACGAAATGCGGGAGCAAGCCGTCCCCATCTCATTGCAGCTCCTCCTCGCCCTGATCCGCCGGTACGTCCGGGCGGAGATGTCATCGGAGGCTGCCGAGCTGTTCCGCCGCATGGAGGAGTATGGCGCCGGGGCTCCGGAGCCCGCCACACTGACTTTCCTCCTCAGCGCTCTCTCCAAGAAGCGCCTTGCCAATGAGGCGCAGGCGCTGTTCGATAGCTACAAGTCTGTCTTTGCACCGGATGTTGTGCTCTACACAAACGTGGTTCACGCGTGGTGCCGTGCAGGGCAGCTCGATGAGGCCGAGCGTGTGTTCGCCGAGATGCAACAATCAGGGATCACGCCGAATGTGTATACCTACACAGCTGTGATTGATGCAATGTATCGTGCAGGGCAGGTTCCCCGTGCGCAGGAGCTCCTGTGCCAGATGATTGATTCTGGGAGCCCACCAAATACGGCAACGTTCAATGCCATCATGCGGGCGCATGTCAAGGCCGGCCGTTCTGAGCAGGTGCTGCAGGTGCACAACCAGATGCGGCAGCTTGGGTGCGAACCAGACATTATCACATACAATTTCTTGATTGAAACTCACTGTGGGAAGGGGCAGGGCAACCTTGATGCAGCATTGAAAGTGCTTGCAAAAATGACTGCAAAAGGGTGTGTTCCTGACTGTCACACGTTCAATCCCATCTTCAAGCTTGTACTTGTGCTCGGCAATGTAAATGCTGCACGGAAGTTGTATGAACAGATGAGGGAGCTGCAATGTAAGCCGAATGTCGTGACATATAATTTGCTTCTAAAGCTGTTCAATAAGGAGAAGTCAATGGACATGGTTCTGAGGATGAAGAAGGACATGGATGTGGAAGGAGTGGAGCCCAACATGCATACCTATGCAGCTCTGATTGAGGCATTCTGTGGGAGGGGGAACTGGAGGCGTGCCCACACAACACTGAAGGAAATGGTTGAGGAGAAGTCCTTCAAACCCTCAAAGCAGGTTTATGATATGGTATTGGCCCTTTTGAGGAAGGCTGGACAGCtcaagaagcatgaagagcttgtTGAACTGATGGCTGACCGGGGTTTCATTAGCCGCCCAGCAAATGATGTGTTGTGGAACACACTATCTGCTTGCTGATCTTCATGTGCTAGATTTTTCTTGGAGTGTAATCTCATATAAAAGGTAACCTTTTTTATGTGTTGTACCCTAATAATGCTTCCTGAGTAAAATTGATTGGGTGAGAGGTAATTGGGGTCAAAATTTCAGAAGTAAATTTGAGTTTTTGGGCACTAACTTTGTTGTTCCGCTAATTGGTTACAGTCTTTATGAAACTATGGGTAGCTTGATAGGGTGTTCGCCTTTGTGATTGTCCATCAGTGGTACAAACTCGGGCAAGAAAATCTCATATAGTCAAATCTTAGATCCTTTCAGTTCCTATAATTACATTAGGTTTGCAGTTTTGATACtagaaaaattccaaaaatgatCTTGGCTTCAATCACTCAATCCTGCCTATTTGGCTCTATTATTTTTTCTGCAATTAGGTTGTAAAGTTGTACTGCACTAATTTGGTGGAAGCAGTACAACGTACCACCCAAACTGTTTGAGCTTTATGGGACATTTTAGGTTAGGATGTTGCATTCTTGTAGTAGTTAGTATTTTGCGGATTCATTGTTGGCATTCATTTAAATTGTGGTGGTGATCGTCCTTGCTTCACATGATTTGGACTGCCCCAAAATGAATGCCTGATTTAATAGCATGGGAACGTCACATATATGCCCCTTATGACTGTGAGTAGTCGGGTGACTGCATTCCCTCTTCCATCAGTCTTCAGTTTTAAAAATTGGCATGTTTTCTGGATTCATGTGTCTTTACCGAACTACGAGCTGAGTGTGTTTGCCTGCATAACCAGTTGCTTATTACTATTGAATTCTTTATTATCTTGTCTACCTTGCAAAATTAACTAGGTGCAAGTATGCAACATGTTTTATGCCCTTTTTCCCAGTAGTCATTTGCATCTAGAATACATGCTGGTTGCTGGTCTACAAAACGTCGGGTGATAGAATCAAACATTGTTATGACACTGTCAGTCATGAGCTGATCAAGTAAATCTCTGTTTTCTGTCCGCTTGAAACAAGATTATCGTAGACATTTAAGTTTCTGTTGTTCTTGAACCTTTAACGTAGTGCCACTTCAATTTTCAAAGGATCAACTTTGAACGTCTGGTCTGCTGAGTTTTCATGATCTTTTAAATACTTTTTCTGAGATGTATTGTCGCTGCTCTAGTTTCCTGACATTAATAACTGAGCTTTGTACTCGCTTTTGCATATCCTAGTGTTCGAGTATCTTTAAATAGCAAATAATTCGCACATATATATCCTGTTTTGTTAAACTGTCCAGCAACAATGAACGAACACATAATCATGTGATCTAAACAAGGACAAACTCAGTAGGCACCGCACCGGCACTTTTTGCCGCTTAAGATGTGTTGTTAATGTTGCAACCTAACTTTCCGAAACTGCGCGCTTAGCTCCATCTAATATGTTCAGTCACCAGCTTTAATATTTCCAGTCTAAATAACGATGTGATTTTGTGTTGTCTGTTGCCTTACCTAATGGTCGATGTTGCCCTTTGTTCGGCCGGTGCATACATTGTACACCCTTCCATCTAATTCGCCTATCCATTGATTCCATTCCTAGCCTAAAGCTTTGCTAGGTTGCGAGCAGCACATGGCAGCAGGGCATCTTTTGCTTGTAAGCTTCCCCGGGCAACTGTGAGGCATGAGCCGCAACCGGACACCTGGAGATGTTTGCACGGAGTGTCCTGGAGAAACTTGACCGGAATCTTGTATCGGCTGCATGTGAACCTCTGTTTTTTTTCCAGCTTGTTCTCAGATCCCATTGCCTGATTGTGGAGTCATGCAACCATCATCTCTTATGTTTGCCACCATGCCTATCGCCTTTTGTTTGCTCACCACTTTGTTTGATTATGGCTTGCTATGCTAGGTGTCGTAATGACAGGATCAGCGACAGCATAGGCTCGTCCTTCTCTTTCTCATCGATTGCTTGCTTCTTGTTCAACTCATCTTCAAACGGGGTTTGCTGGATAGACCCTAGTAACACACGGTCAGCGCTGGATAACAATCAAATAGACCCTAGTTCACTTTACTACCTCTGAACCGAGAGGAGTAGAGAGGACCACAGCTAAATCCAATGCTCTGGACTGCATTACGAATTCTGAATCTCTGGTCACTCACCCTCACGTTGGTTGGGCCTGAGAAATCTCTGCGTCCCGACGACCCAAATCCGGACGAGTCCAAGCGCTAGGCTCCAGCCATAGCCATGCGCATTGTTTGTGTCTCCCGCCGAAGGTGACGAGACGACGAGCCAAGCTTAGCTGCGCAGCACATGCAAGAGCAACCCCCCTTGTGCGGCCGGCGACTGGGACCAAAGCCGAAGCCGCAAGCGCGGCGTCCCCTCCAACGCGCGGCGTTTACAAGCGCCTCGCTCGCCAGCCGCAGCGAAACCATCGCCCCGTTTGGCGTCTTCTCCATCCCTGCGTTTCTCTTAAGTTTCACCCGCCCGCGCGCCCGCTTGAGTGAGGTGCTCTCTCgtgacctctctctctctctctctctctctctctctctctgccaagGCTGTGGGGGCGAGAGCAGCAAGGCCGCgttgggaggagaggaggaagaagaagaggctatGGGCGCTGCTATGGCAGAGGTGGTGCCCAATGCGCCGTCGGCCAAACGGAGGTCAACCACGCTGAGGTTCCTGTTCGAGTCGGAGAAGCCGGATGGCTTGCTGCCCGGCACGGCAAAGCTGCCGCCTCCGTCCCCGGAGCCCGAGGCCGACAGCCTCATCGACAAGATCGCCTCGTGCAACCGCCTCTTCACGTTCGTCGACGCGGGCGAGTGCGAGGAGAAGCGGAACGCGAAGCGGGACCGACTGGGGGAGGTGCTCGCCGCCGTCCGGTCGAGCGGGAAGCAGCCGCTGGACCACCGGGTGTTGGTGGCGCTGGTGAAGATGGTCGGCGCCAACCTATTCCGGACAATGCCGCCGTCGGCCTACCCGCTGCTGCCCCCAGACGGCGTGGACGAGGAGGTGCCAGTGATGTTGCTGGCCCCGTCGTGGCCGCACCTCCAGGTGGTCTACGACATCATCCTCGCCGTGGTCACCGGCGCCGACGCCAAGACGCTCCGCAACCACATCGACCGCGCCTTCCTCTCCGGCCTCCTCGCGCTGTTCGGCTCCGAGGACCCCCGGGAGCGCGACCGGCTCAAGACTGTGTACCACCAGCTCTACTCCAAGCTCACCTGCGAGCGCGCCTTCATGCGGCGGTCCATGAGCGCCGCGTTCCTGCGGTTCGTCTACGAGACGTCCCCCTCGGAGCGCCACTACGGCGTCGACGAGCTGCTGGAGATCTGCGGTAGCATCATCAACGGCTTCGCCGTGCCGCTCAAGGAGGAGCACCGGGCGTTCCTGATGCGCGTGCTGCTGCCGTTGCACCGGACCAGGTGGGTGCACACCTACCATCGCCAGCTCGCCTACTGCGTGCTCCAGTTCGTGCAGAAGGAACCGGAGCTCGCCGACGCGGTGGTCAGGGGGATCCTGCGCCACTGGCCCGTGACCAACTGCCAGAAGGAGGTGTTGCTCATCGACGAGCTCCAGGAGATCCTCGAGGTCCTCGAGCCGAAGCAGTTCGAGAAGCTCGCCGTGCCCATCTGCTCGCGGATCGCGCGCTGCGTCAGTAGCTGCAGCTCTCAGGTTTGTGCTATCTTCACCACGACTTAATTAATTTTCTCTGTGCTTTCATAATTTGCCTTCAGTCCTACCACTTATATAGctgtttaaataaaaaaacaaatctttaagatttatttaattCAGTTTTAGAACTCTGAATTTCTGCAGCAGATTAACAAGCCTTTTTATTCAAACGAGTTCAGTTCTAGAAATGTGGTTGCCGAACATAGCGTTAGGCGCGCCACTTTCCTTAATTTTGGTGGAGATTCATATTCAGTGATCCACCTCTGCCCCATCCCATGCATGGTTGGGTACATGTGGTAATGGGAGAGAAAGTGTCTTGCCACTGAAAGAATAGCGGCTGATCGATAAAGTAACTTTATAAAGTGACCTCACTTTACTTTGTCGACCTCACGTACGCCGTTCTGTAATTCGATTTCAAAGGACACATTTTTCACATTTCACTTCACCTCCCAGCTCCAGGgcattccttttttttaaatgtgGCTCCTACAGAAAAACACTGAATTGTCAATGTCAGTTATGTCCGTTCTGTGGATATTGGAGAGATTGTGCTGGCGTGTTTTTGTTCCTTCGCTTGtgttgtggagaagtgctctgCTCTGAACTGCATCTGAATATACCAAAGCATCCAAACTGATTTCAGTAAAGCAGCTTTAGAAAGTGGTGATGATATCACTCTATCCATCGCACGTTTCGTGTCGTGTAATCCAGTCTTAGAAagttcctctttctttttcgtttaaaaaaagaagacgaaagttcatctttctttttctttcgtAGTTGTCATCGTAATGATAGTCCTAGATGAATTAAAACCTCAGTAATTTTGCTACTACGTCATCTGCATTAGGTGAATTTTGCTTCAACTCACGCTGACAAGTCCGTCATTTTCAGGTGGCCGAGAGGGCGTTGTACGTGTGGGACAACGAGCGGTTCCTGCAGCTGGCGTCGGGGTCGCCGGGTGTGATGGAGAAGATCCTGCCGCCGTTCGTGGCAAGCGTGGAGAGCAACCTGGAGCTGCACTGGAGCAAGTGCGTGCAGCAGGTGACGGCCAGTGTCAAGTCCCTCCTCGAACAGGTAGCGCCGGACCTGTACGCGCGGTGCGTCGACGACCTCGCCGCGAGGCGGTCCgaggccgaggtggcggccgccGTGCGGGACGCGCGGTGGCGGAAGCTCGagctggccgccgccgccgccgccgcgaagAAGTAGCTAGCCCGCCCGCACGGCGGCGGAAGCTCGAGCTGGCTGTCGCCGCCGCGAAGTATGTAGCTCGTACGTGTTGTGCAAGCGAAGTTTGTACTCCGTGAACGAGAAGAAAGTTGCATGGCTACCGTGGTGCCAGGAGTGAACTTTGCATGCTTCCGTAAGGCCATGCACAGCGCGGTGATCCATACGACTTACACTCACGATGTCTCCTCTTGCCAGCCCGGTGCGCGGCGCCATGGAAAGCGGCCGCCGGCTTGTGGCATGTGACGCCCGGCGAACCAGACAGCGGAGTTCCGTGAACCGTAGCGGCGGGGCAGGCGTTTTGGACGTGACCGTGTCACATGGCGCGGGTATCTACTACGCAGGCGGCAGTTTGGACCCCAGGTTTTGGCCCTTCGGCCGGCCGCGCGATCGATGTTTCTCGGCTCCTCTCTCCACGGCGATGCGAATCCGGCAGCCCAGCGGCTGTCAGGCGAGTCGCTTGTCGTCACCTACCTCTGACATGTTCAGGTGGATGGGtttttacccacaagacgtggACTGTCACTGTATGTCATCTGAAATGGCACAGGCCGCCTCGCGCGGGCGCCTACTTACTGCCGGTAAAAAGAGATAAACGAGATGGAAAACTGAGCGTTTACTATGTACGTACAAGTATCTCAAGTGATTCACTGATTTCTGTTCCCAAATTGCCACACACACACAGAAGGAGACTGGCAAGATTTGGATCTGAATTCTGACGAGGTTTGGAATGCTGAAATTTGTACGTAAGTACtcagttaattttttttcacattatacaagtaatttttttagtataaattTTTGTGAGAGTTAGATGCATGGTAGCATCCTCCAcaccatatttttttagaaatttttatgactatttatatagtgttttgaattttgagaacaatataatattgtatttttattttgagtAAAATGTACTGGTGGTCCATGAACTTGTCTTGTGTGTCATATAGGTTCACGATCTATTTTTTTTGCAGTTATGGGTCATCAAACTGTATAAGTGATGCACTACAGGTCCATACCTCTTCGCAGGGCTCTGAAAGCTGACGCGGAAATGCCAACATGGCATCCACGTCATTTTACTCAATTTTAACAtcagaaaaaattcaaaaaatcaggaaagtcaggaaaaaaaatcagaaaaataataatcagaaaataggaaaaatcataaaatagaaaaaatcagaaaaataggggaaaattttaaaaaatataaaattagaggaaaattagattttttaaaaaaaagatcaaaaatactagaaaaaaaatgcagacATCAGTATGTGGAATATTAAATATACAATATTAAataatgtatatatacatgccAGAAAGATAAAATATTTAAAGAGTATGTAAAACATGTTGCATGTGGTCTAGCGACATATTACGCTATACTGTCAGTTAGCAATCAGGACGTCCTATTCTATAACACATTTAACTTTTAGGAAGGAATTAGAATAGGAAAGAAGGAACGAGTGAGTCTAGACGTGTTCAAACATCGGGTCGGATTGGGCTTCTAGCCGAGCTTTGAAAAGCCTGATAGAAAAATCACAAGCCCAAGCTTGGCCCGAAAGGAACTACGGTCTTGTTTTTGAAGCCCGAGCCCAGCCTTGCACTAGTCGGGTCGGGTATGCAAGCCAAGGCTGCCCATGATCAGGTTTAAGTGAGTCTATTGCTAACTGATAGTATAGCGTAAAAATCTTATTGCTATTTTAATTCCTTCATAAAATTAAAATGTGTTATAGAATAGGATGTCATGATTGCTAACTGGCAGCATAGCGTAATATGTCTCTAGACCATATGTAACATGTCCCACatactttttaaatttttattctttccGGTATGTATATCTGCATTATTTAATATTGCACATACTGATATCTGCATTATTTTTTTActgattttttgtattttttaaaaacctatttttcctgattttttttaatttttctcagattttttctgatatttttctatttttctaggttttctgatccccccccccccccctatttttctattttttttatgattttcctttttttgaaatttgctgattattttctattttaaaattAGGTAAAATGATGTGGATGCCACATTGGCATGACCACGTCAGCTTCCAGAGCACTACTAAGGGGTATGGACCTGCAATGCAGCACTTATAAAGTTTGGCAACTTAAAATGTAAAAACGTTGATCGTGGACCTATATGACACAACGAGAGAAGTTCATAGACCGCCCGTGTATTTTactctttgattttttttaacctaTCACCGTATTTATGCTATTTTTCGACAAACGTATGTTCATACTATTATTCAAACGAGCATCTAGAATTgctaaattttgaaaatttaaaataaaaaaatctcgtGGACAATGGGCGGAGCCATGGCCCGTGCCGAGGGCGCTGCAACATGAACCCAGCCCAGTTAATTCCACTAAAGTTTAGCCTAATGTCAAACTGGCCCAGCACCTGTCCATTGGCTGAGCACCTGCCCATGGGCCTTCCTAGCTCCGCCCCTGGTCATCTGGACGTGCCAGCCACCGGGCCGGACATGCGCCGGGCCACAAGGAGGCGCCACCGGTTCACCACCCGCCGGACGAAAATCTAGCAGGCGGCGCCGCCCGTTACCGGTAAGGATGTATCAATCGTACGAATTATTTTCTCTGTCTGTACGCTCTGCAGATCGCAAAGACAAAGCCGGCCGTTTCGTCAGCCGGCCACGGACGTCTTCTAAACGAGACGACGATTTCGTTTCGCTACCGCTCACCAGTAGACCAGGGAGATTGAACGTATGAGCGCACAAGTTTTTCGCGGTCGGCACCGGAATAATCAATCGAACATTAGTTCTCGGTAATATATCCGTAAATTGATTGGGTAATTTCGAATGCATGAATTAATCACGAAATGAGATATACACGATATATGTAAGTTTGGGTCAATTGCTGAGCATCTCCTCTGCTAGGATCATGATGCTTGCTTCTCGTCTTTCTCTTAGCCTTTCCGACTCATATAAGGGTGATATAACGATTCTTATATAATCGTAGTCGATAGTAAATTATCTTTCTTGACATCTAaatagatagatctgttttgtaTACTGATCGTTTCAAGTTGAGTAATCAATCTAGACATTTTTAATATGTACTTATTTAATTCTAGATGTGTTATATAATACTGATTCGGTTTCGTGATATTTAAAACTGTctaatatatattatacataCCCTATACATACACACACGATATACTCTAAAATATTCAACATAATCAACCCGGCACTTTGCAGAGAGGAGTTGCCGATTCCCTTTCAGGTGAAGTGAAGCTTGGTCGAAGGACGAGACGCAACAAGGACGAGCCGTCGTGTAGCCCAACTACCTGCCGGCCCTTTCCCATCAACAAGGACGAGCCATTCCATCGAGTACAGCACTGAATATTTGTAGAGTAGTACAACAGCCAACGTGCTCTAATTAGTAGTAACTCCTAACCAGACGCCAACTAACAACGCACCCAAACTAACTCCTGACGAGATGTTGCCGAGCGATCAGCGAGATCGTACGAGTATGGTGACCGGTCCTGAATTCTCGCTAGCAGGCGCATCTCTTCTCGTGGATGAACATGTTCTACTGCACACCAGGCCCCGTGATCTGCACGTGTGTAGTTGGTAGCTAGGATTTCATCCCCATTTCATGAACGCAAAGAAGTGTCATCCGAATATCGAACGAG is a genomic window of Phragmites australis chromosome 17, lpPhrAust1.1, whole genome shotgun sequence containing:
- the LOC133896609 gene encoding pentatricopeptide repeat-containing protein At1g20300, mitochondrial-like, producing MALLLKPRHHHSATGRFLFLRRLGDGAPTPPTPTDTSHPPLTPAETKLLDALHAALLDHRRAHPAAQLPASPPFDPLPSLSAAISGLLPSPPSPHLPLHLLRRLLALRRGVPLLEAVAFFHHLVPSLPADALPNLYATMIDLLAKHNHFPLARHLLDEMREQAVPISLQLLLALIRRYVRAEMSSEAAELFRRMEEYGAGAPEPATLTFLLSALSKKRLANEAQALFDSYKSVFAPDVVLYTNVVHAWCRAGQLDEAERVFAEMQQSGITPNVYTYTAVIDAMYRAGQVPRAQELLCQMIDSGSPPNTATFNAIMRAHVKAGRSEQVLQVHNQMRQLGCEPDIITYNFLIETHCGKGQGNLDAALKVLAKMTAKGCVPDCHTFNPIFKLVLVLGNVNAARKLYEQMRELQCKPNVVTYNLLLKLFNKEKSMDMVLRMKKDMDVEGVEPNMHTYAALIEAFCGRGNWRRAHTTLKEMVEEKSFKPSKQVYDMVLALLRKAGQLKKHEELVELMADRGFISRPANDVLWNTLSAC
- the LOC133897369 gene encoding serine/threonine protein phosphatase 2A 57 kDa regulatory subunit B' alpha isoform-like, which translates into the protein MQEQPPLCGRRLGPKPKPQARRPLQRAAFTSASLASRSETIAPFGVFSIPAFLLSFTRPRARLSEVLSRDLSLSLSLSLSLCQGCGGESSKAALGGEEEEEEAMGAAMAEVVPNAPSAKRRSTTLRFLFESEKPDGLLPGTAKLPPPSPEPEADSLIDKIASCNRLFTFVDAGECEEKRNAKRDRLGEVLAAVRSSGKQPLDHRVLVALVKMVGANLFRTMPPSAYPLLPPDGVDEEVPVMLLAPSWPHLQVVYDIILAVVTGADAKTLRNHIDRAFLSGLLALFGSEDPRERDRLKTVYHQLYSKLTCERAFMRRSMSAAFLRFVYETSPSERHYGVDELLEICGSIINGFAVPLKEEHRAFLMRVLLPLHRTRWVHTYHRQLAYCVLQFVQKEPELADAVVRGILRHWPVTNCQKEVLLIDELQEILEVLEPKQFEKLAVPICSRIARCVSSCSSQVAERALYVWDNERFLQLASGSPGVMEKILPPFVASVESNLELHWSKCVQQVTASVKSLLEQVAPDLYARCVDDLAARRSEAEVAAAVRDARWRKLELAAAAAAAKK